In Deltaproteobacteria bacterium, the following proteins share a genomic window:
- the mqnC gene encoding dehypoxanthine futalosine cyclase — MIAQIISKVRDGRRLSGDEALLLYREADLNILGQLADEVRWRLHPEPVVTYVIDRNINYTNVCISACKFCAYYCAPGDVSGYVLSREELAGKLEETETLGGTQILLQGGLHPDLPLAFYEEMLRFIKNRFAVHCHAFSPPEIVHIANISGLSVKEVLVRLIKAGLDSIPGGGAEILSDRVRKQISPRKATTDEWLNVMETAHGLGLKTTATMMYGHVERLEERIEHLLRIRELQDRTGGFTAFIAWPFQPQNTALDVRPSTGQEYLKLLAISRIVLDNFPNLQASWVTQGPKVAQIALFFGANDFGSTMIEENVVAAAGVSHRLSETEIRRIVTDAGFEPHQRLMDYTLVGKSGSKVQGSRKK, encoded by the coding sequence ATGATCGCCCAGATAATATCAAAGGTCCGGGATGGCAGGCGCCTTTCAGGAGATGAGGCCCTCTTGCTTTACCGGGAGGCAGACCTGAATATACTGGGCCAGCTTGCCGACGAGGTAAGGTGGAGGCTGCATCCGGAACCCGTTGTCACATATGTCATAGACCGGAACATAAACTATACCAATGTGTGCATTTCCGCATGCAAGTTCTGCGCTTATTACTGTGCCCCGGGTGATGTTTCAGGTTATGTGCTGTCCAGGGAAGAACTGGCCGGGAAGTTGGAGGAGACAGAAACGCTCGGTGGCACCCAGATCCTGCTGCAAGGCGGGCTCCATCCTGATCTCCCCCTTGCTTTCTATGAGGAAATGCTCCGTTTTATAAAAAACCGTTTTGCAGTCCACTGCCATGCCTTTTCTCCTCCTGAGATCGTTCACATTGCAAATATTTCAGGCCTGTCTGTAAAAGAGGTCCTGGTCAGGCTTATCAAGGCAGGACTCGATTCCATACCAGGTGGCGGGGCGGAAATACTGTCAGACAGGGTGAGAAAACAGATCTCCCCCAGGAAGGCCACAACAGATGAGTGGCTGAATGTAATGGAGACCGCTCACGGATTAGGTCTTAAGACCACTGCCACCATGATGTACGGTCACGTGGAGCGACTGGAAGAAAGAATTGAACACCTTTTGCGCATCAGAGAACTTCAAGACCGCACCGGCGGGTTCACGGCCTTTATTGCCTGGCCCTTTCAACCCCAAAATACCGCCCTTGACGTCAGGCCATCCACCGGGCAGGAATATCTGAAACTGCTTGCCATCTCCAGGATCGTCCTTGACAACTTCCCGAACCTGCAGGCCTCATGGGTCACCCAGGGTCCAAAAGTGGCCCAGATCGCCCTGTTTTTCGGGGCAAATGACTTCGGCAGCACAATGATTGAGGAAAACGTGGTCGCAGCAGCCGGGGTAAGCCATCGACTCTCGGAAACAGAAATACGCAGAATTGTGACCGATGCCGGCTTTGAGCCGCATCAGCGCCTGATGGACTATACTCTGGTTGGTAAATCCGGTTCAAAGGTTCAGGGTTCAAGAAAAAAATGA